Proteins found in one Aspergillus chevalieri M1 DNA, chromosome 2, nearly complete sequence genomic segment:
- a CDS encoding uncharacterized protein (COG:K;~EggNog:ENOG410PNVK;~InterPro:IPR001005,IPR009057), with protein sequence MSATQANPYRDYAIDYSYPANCKPDDHGELLAYRHPQQQHSQQPQIHHHDKPPEVRFATAGSAAAGGSPHTAFEQHPHASAGVIPGPTSQAIVHGIPQPVLIAPHQMLPRHHFSPQYPAASLEITPAQHGKKRPHAESDPDHDDGRRVRSHLSGFPVEGSTEASQTPDALFSTQPEQAASSNGFGPQASMALPQQHHHHHMPPQATMRSSHHSVNSRSSNYSSGQRSLVGMPDMPNPRPITPHKRKPFTQDDDDLVVDLKENKRLTWKQIEEFFPGRTSGTLQVRYCTRLKKKNVVWTEEMITRLQRAIQDYEKNKWRYIAGKIGNCVTAEACEEMASEL encoded by the exons ATGTCTGCGACACAGGCAAACCCGTATCGAGACTACGCAATTGACTATTCCTATCCTGCCAATTGCAAACCCGATGACCATGGAGAATTACTCGCCTACCGCCacccgcagcagcagcactcGCAGCAACCTCAGATTCACCATCATGACAAACCGCCAGAAGTCCGTTTTGCTACGGCTGGTTCAGCAGCGGCAGGAGGATCACCGCACACAGCATTCGAACAGCATCCACATGCAAGCGCAGGCGTCATTCCCGGCCCGACATCACAAGCCATCGTCCATGGAATCCCACAGCCCGTTCTTATTGCACCGCACCAGATGCTCCCTCGGCATCACTTTTCGCCTCAGTACCCAGCAGCCAGTCTCGAAATCACTCCTGCACAACACGGCAAAAAGCGACCTCACGCAGAGTCAGATCCAGATCACGATGATGGCAGACGAGTCAGATCACATCTGTCGGGATTTCCAGTCGAGGGATCCACAGAGGCTTCCCAAACACCGGATGCGCTGTTCTCGACACAGCCCGAGCAAGCAGCATCGAGCAATGGATTTGGTCCGCAGGCTTCGATGGCACTGCCGCAgcaacaccatcatcaccacaTGCCACCTCAAGCAACGATGCGATCGAGTCATCATAGTGTAAACTCTCGGTCGTCGAACTATTCTTCCGGTCAGCGAAGCCTCGTGGGCATGCCGGACATGCCTAACCCGAGACCGATAACGCCGCATAAAAGAAAGCCATTCACGCAAGATGACGACGACCTGGTGGTGGATCTGAAGGAGAACAAGAGACTGACATGGAAGCAAATCGAGGAGTTCTTTCCTGGTCGAACGAGTGGCACGCTGCAGGTCCGATATTGCACGAGGTTAAAAAAGAAGAACGTGGTTTGGACGGAAGAAATG ATAACACGGCTTCAACGTGCCATTCAAGACTATGAGAAAAACAAATGGCGGTACATCGCGGGGAAAATTGGGAACTGTGTTACGGCTGAGGCATGCGAAGAAATGGCTTCCGAACTTTGA
- the cox5b gene encoding cytochrome c oxidase subunit IV (BUSCO:EOG09265MAN;~COG:C;~EggNog:ENOG410PR50;~InterPro:IPR002124,IPR036972;~PFAM:PF01215;~go_component: GO:0005740 - mitochondrial envelope [Evidence IEA];~go_function: GO:0004129 - cytochrome-c oxidase activity [Evidence IEA]), translating to MFLQRTVSTLARRTPVRGLAAARPFSSSVSRFNKYEVKEAKLRSLDEIQTEEDLIPPGAKPGTIPSDIEQATGLERLELVGKMQGIDIFDLRPLDASRKGTLDNPIVVNGAGDEQYAGCTGYPVDSHQVNWLTVSRERPIERCNECGNVVKLNYVGPEEDPHAHDHGHGHHPAPEEPKTFADYVKPEYWYR from the exons ATGTTCCTTCAGCGTACAGTGTCTACCCTCGCGAGGCGCACCCCCGTGCGGGGCCTTGCTGCGGCGCGCCCGTTTTCTTCCTCCGTTAGTCGAT TCAACAAGTACGAGGTTAAGGAGGCTAAGCTCCGTTCTCTTGACG AGATTCAAACCGAAGAAGACCTCATCCCCCCTGGTGCTAAGCCCGGTACCATCCCCAGCGATATCGAACAGGCCACTGGTCTCGAGCGTCTCGAACTCGTCGGTAAAATGCAGGGCATTGACATCTTCGACTTGAGGCCTTTGGATGCTTCCCGCAAGG GAACTCTCGACAACCCCATTGTTGTCAACGGTGCTGGTGATGAGCAGTACGCTGGTTGCACTGGTTATCCCGTCGACTCTCACCAGGTTAACTGGTTGACT GTCTCTCGTGAGCGCCCCATCGAGCGCTGCAACGAGTGCGGTAACGTTGTCAAGCTGAACTACGTCGGACCCGAGGAGGACCCTCACGCCC ACGACCATGGCCACGGCCACCACCCTGCCCCCGAGGAGCCCAAGACCTTCGCCGACTACGTCAAGCCCGAGTACTGGTACCGGTAA